Genomic DNA from Canis lupus dingo isolate Sandy chromosome 4, ASM325472v2, whole genome shotgun sequence:
ttaaaaataaataaaatttaacatactAGTAGTAAGTGGAGAaggtctatttaaaaataagctctgggcagcccgggtggctcattggtttagcaccacctttggcccagggtatgtgatcctggagacccggaatcgagtcccaagttgggctccctgcatggagcctgcttctccctctgcctatgtctctgcctctctctctccctctgtgtgtgtctctcatgaataaataaaatcttaaaaaaaaaagttctatttaaaaaattgcattggCTGTTGTTCCCTACCATGGAACTGAACTGCAAATGCCAacctcttcctccttccattcTTTTGAACTGTTTTTTGGGGATTAGAGGTATATACTAAGAATTGTAGATCTTAATTCATGAATCagtcatgaatgagaaaatatctcTGACCACAGACCAACTTCTACACTagtaatcaaaaagaaaaaaagagtcatgaacacataattttaaactttactttaaaaatgtaaatatctccCAATATTTAACAGGTAAAGAAAATAGCATATTGGTTTACTTTATGTggctgttatattttattttccaagtaatactgattaaaaatatttacacaccTACTTATAAGTCCACAGTTTAGCACTCTTATTTGTATGGCTTTAAAAGTTATAGCACAAGATCTTTACATTAAGGATCGGGGGAAAAGATTCATTCAAAACAAAGCCtgatatattatatacatgtttttctctgtactttattttaatacattaatttttaaatgatgctcatcttttttttcatCTGGTGGTAAAATACTAGTGCAACTTTTCATCAAAAAAAGTTTAccacaaatataaatgaattttcccAATTGGAGATGGCCCTTCAGTTGCCATTAAATGAAATTTCTCAACCTAAGTTACCAAGAAAAAGAATTGGTAGTTGCCATTATaagcaaaaacataaaagtaCTACAGCATCACCTACATTGCTCCTTACAACACAAACTTTGAAAGAACCAGAGACGCTTTATAGAAGTTTAGTTGGTTTTGAAAAGGCACATgggtgtggtttttttgttttattttgtttttccttctagaaattttGCCACCACCACTGTTTCTGTTGCAGAGATGACATCTGTGACTATCAGTATAGACAAGAAGGTTGTTCAAACTAAAGAAAGCCGGAAGCCAAAATTTAACTGCACAGTAACAATGTACTTTTCTTCATGCAGCCTTGTGTTCCTATATATTCAATTTTCTAACATGCATTAGAATACATAAACTTGTATTCTAATGGTTTTACGTTTGATTTTACAACATGGAAAAAATCTGAGAAAGGACGTGACctgggaaagagaagggagaaccCTTATCACAAAGAAAATAGATACATTCGTACCCAACTATATAATAAGAATATAATCCATTTAAGTTTGCAGAAATAATACTTCTCAAAGCTTCCCATTCACGTATGGGAAAGATCCCTCCTCTGTGGCATTAAGAGGGGGAATCAGTTTGTTTCAATAGAAACAGTTCAGCACAACAGGAAAAGACTTTAACTTTGGTCCACTTGTCTGTTAGCTTAAGGACAGTCACACTGCCCATCATCAGTTCAAAAACTgaacacataaatttaaaaatatattcatttgttatttcattCTAAAACAGGCATAGGTGTTCTGTTTTCATTCCCTGCCCTTTCGGCTTGGGAATCCACTGTTGATTTGGTCTCTAAACCCTCAGCATCTTCGTGATCGTCCCCGGCAGCTCCGGCGGCATCTGCATGGGTGGGCTCTCTTTCCTCCTGGTTCATGATTTCAGGGGTCACTTGTTCCAAGTCGGCTTCTAGCAGTTCAGTCTGTACTTCCACTGGCATCTGATTTACCCGTTCGACATGCAGCTCCTCCACATGTACTTCAGTACCCTCTTCAGTCTGAATTCGACCCACTTCTAGgtaactcacctggacctgctctGGAAGCTCACTCAGATGTGAATCATGAACTTGGCTGTCCTGGAGCAGATCTGGATGGACCTGTTCCACAGTCACTTGTGCCGAATCCACCTGAACCTGGAGCAATGGTAACACATGCACCTTCCCAACTTGTTCTATAATCGTCATTGACGTCACAGGTTCAGTTTGCACACGTGTTTCTACTGAAAGAACTTCTTCAGTTATTAGACGCTCTGAAATATTATGAGTATCACTGAGATGCCTCCTTAATTCATTTCCTTGCATAAACCACAAGTCACATAAAGTACAATGGTTGGGCTTATCTCCAGTATGTATTACCAAATGATCTTTGAACTGGTCCCAGCTGTTAAACACACTGTTACAGACCTGAAATAACCAAACATATGGTTTTAACAATACTAATAttcaaattgaagaaaatatgagTGCATTTATTCTCTGTAaggaaaaatttgaatttttctgaaaaatgttaTAATGTTGTCTAAGATTTCATAATTCTCTTATTTGCCTTTTAGCTGATGTAGCTAATAATAACTTAAATGCATTTTGAGAAACGTTTTAATGCTGCCTTCATTGCTTAAATGCCATataaattcaaagaattaaagtACCAATATTAAAATTTCTCCCATAGTACCATTAACATTTAGAACACTTACATTATGTGGGCTAAATACACATGAATCATGAAAGAGCTGATCACAGCTAGTCAGTGCCCCACTGCCTCACTCTAGAATTCTAATGATCGCCTGATGGTTAAGAATAACCACGGTTTCAGACTACCTATTATTGAGGACGTAATTTTATTGCCATTGGTGTAATCTGGGGTTGGATAGAAAAACACCCTATTCTAATCTTCCTTCTAAAATCAAGAGGATAGTGATGTTCTTTACTCTCATTCTTTCCAAACTGTCAGCTCTATACTTTTTACTCTAGACTCTGCTacccttcacttttatttttttatttttatttttttttaaagatttatttatttatgatagacatagagaggcagagacacaagaggagggagaagcaggctccatgcaggagcctgatgtgggactcaatcccaggtctccaggatcaggccctgggctgcaggcagcgctaaatcattgcaccaccggggctgcccacccttcacttttaattttaaacacaGACTCCTACTTTGCGAAGGACAGAATACATCCACACATACCTGACATTCATAaagcttctttcttcccttttttgccCCTACTCCAGTTTGGCACGCAGTCAGGTGACATTTGAGGGTGCTATTTCTAGCAAATCGTTCATGACAATTTGGACATTCAAAAGGTTTTTCACCtattacaacagaaaaaaattatattgacaaatcaagaaaaacagaaaaagcaaagtttttttctttttggtaaattcTAATAGCACCTTCTTGAAAGAAGATCTGAATTTATAATTAAGATGTTTTCACCACATCCAAAAGGCTCTTCTAGAGGTGGACATAGTAAGTTTTCAGTGATTATTGTAATTGTTATTTGTActctgaggaagaaataaaatttggatcAGAGTTGTTTCATGtattctcatttcttaaaaaactatatattttcccttaggaaaaaaaatcaagatcaatTTCTCTTTTTGGGAAATGCCTCACCATCCACTCCACGataattttttgagcatttactatgtgtcagaccAATGTGCTAGGTGAcgaaagataaataaatggccCTTCTTGTTAAAAACTCCATATCACAAGCCAGAGTATTTTATGAAGGTGAAATACACAATGAACACCTGCAATGTATTGTAGAAGtcttgtttcagaaaaaaagggCACTGGAAAATGTATTGCAGCAGCACGAAAGGAGGAGAGTATCCTGCCTAGAATAGagtaagagaaggaaagaggaagtttATTCAAGGCAGAGGCATAGAATATAAAACAACATGGTGGGTGAGGAGTAAGGAGGGAAGGTATCAGTAATGACCTCCAGATTCCTGGCTTAGAATACCAACTGgaataaagaacacagaaatcCAAGTATGTTTGGAGTACAGTATGTTGGTAAAGAttataaatttagttttgtaTCTGTTGATTTGAAGGTACTCAAGGTGGAAAAGTCTGGTAAACAGCTGTAGATTAATCTGAAGCCAAATAGAGGGTGGACTGATATACAGATTAGGAGTTACTTTGAGTGGTAATAAAAACCTCTGATGTGGTTAAAACTCTAAGTATGTTATGTGATAACAAAATCAAGGACGGAACTCAATGAAACAGGTAATGAGGCAGCAAAGACAACAGAATCAGAACAGCCAGAAGCAGAACAAAGAGCACCGagggaaattaagaaattcaGGAAGATGAGGGCAGTAAACAATGTCAGCTGAACAGAGATGTCAGGTAGGACAACAGGGGATTCTACTAACTTTAATGAGAACAGTGTGAGTGACGTGGTGGGGTTAGAAGCTAGACTATGGTGAGATGAGAGACAAGTTAATGAAAACAGTACAGAAATTCTTCTCCAAAGTCTTGGAAGTAAAGAGGATGGAGGGTTTTGACATGACAAATACATCATctgctggggtggggtgtgggcagGGTCTTGAGTACTAGACTGAAGGTACAGAATAATTTCACAAGATCTAAATCAGATACTAAAAAGCCTCCTTTAAAGTCTGATAGGAATTGTTTCCAACAGTCCTTTGCAAGGGAGTAGGGGTAAATGACCAATAAttccaggatttttaaaaaaaattttttagagcaAGTGGCTTCAAAAGCCAAGGGAATATGTCTTGGAGTGTAagacaaagtgatttttttttttaagattttatttattcatgagagacagaggcagagggagaagcagactccatgcaaggagcctgatgtgggattcgattccggatcctgggatcacgccctgagctgaaggcagacgctcaactgctgagccactcaggcaccccaagaaaaagTGATTCAAGTTGTACACAAGGAGGACAAGATAAGATAGAGAAATCAGAAATGGGGCAATAAGCTAGGTGGAGAGGGATATGAAGGACTGGCAGGCTAACTGAGGTAGAGTCCAACAGTCAGagtaagggaaggagagggaggattCAAGGGATAGCACGATGCCTACAGAGAACAGGTTCTGGTGTTGAGGTCCCAGTTGTGACCCCCATACTAGTTAAGTAACTAGTTGTTTTTActctgaccaaaaaaaaagcttattttttttgtgCAATGCATGagatgaaaaaattagaaaccttATGACCTAGAATTAGTGTTGGTACAGAAACTTGTTTTCGACTCCTCAAatatgaagagataaataaaaaggttaaGTTTTGTGGTTTTAGTAGTGCATAATTTTtcactataaataaaatctacaaatataAAGTTATAGTTTCTTTAAATAGTAATTTCATGACATATGCCaagatttaaaatgtacatattcttTGACTTGGCAATTCTGCTCTTGAACATGTACACAAAGACATATGCACCAGTATATTATTATTACAGCATAGTCTGTAATAGCGAAAGACCAGCAACAACCTAAATGTGTATCAATACAGGTAAATTATGGCATACCTATACACCCAAACACCATGCAGccacagtgggaaaaaaagacatgtaaattcctcaattttcacatatttaaagagTTCAATAGAAAAGGCATGACACTGTATTGCATGTCTCTATtgttccccccaccctcccaaaaCTCTGTGTCCATCTATGGTTACTAGAAAATGCAAACGCTGGGGAaggataaattaagaaaataatgacagTAGTTGCTTCTGGAGAGATCTACTGAAGTaggaaagcatttcatttttcattgtatgTCATTTCAGCCTTTATGTCATTTGAacttttgctatttaaaaaattagcttaaaaataaaaaataaaaaagtaaacaattagCTTAGTTAATTAAGACcaatgaaatatagaaaatagcAACAGATTAATTCTACTTTAGATGTGTGGACAGCACAATCTTCAAAGTGCTTTTAGTGTTTTCTCTTATTTGTCATAACCCTGTAATGTAGGTTATCATTACCCTTTTTGACACAGACAAGGAAGAGGTCCAAAGATAAAGTGACCAGTCAAGTTCATCATACTGGCAAATGTCAGAACTGGAGGTGGAATCTAATTCTGATTTCCAGACCCACATTCTTTCTATAATTCCCTACTGCCTCTCTAGGAAATGAGGTAACAATTATTTGAAGACATGGTTAAAGGTCACTTTTAGGTTCTCTTTCATTCTAGGTGTCCCACAGGTGAATCTGTCAATGTCTGGTATCTCCTCCCTCCTCTAAAGTGctaacccttttatttttttctaagttaataAAACCAAACCAGAAAGCTAGGATTTACTCCCATATTTCACTGGTCACCAAATCCTGTTGATTTTGCCTACTTAATGTGATTcacatctctaatttttttttccattatcacTACCTTTACTCAACTCTTCACTCTTGCTTAGACTGCTCCAACAGCTTCCTAAAATCTTGGAGGTTTTACCTCACTCCAATCTATCTCCTGCCAGTCATCACTCTAAAATATACATCTGatcctggtttaaaaaaatttttttttaaagattttacttacttatttgggAAAGTGAGCAAGAGGAGAGAGCAAGTGAacatgggtggggtggggggagcagagagggagaagcggactccctgctgagcaggaagtctaatccaaggctccatcccagggccctgggatcatgacctgagcagaaggctgatgcataaccgactgagccactcagataccctTTAAACTTCTTTAAATGACTGGTCTTTcaagataaaatccaaattcatttGCAGCACTTACAAAAATTAAGTGTGGTCTTGGCTTCATCTTCCAtcactttctctcccttgcccttgTTCATGATGCCTAGGATGTGCCACGCAGTCAGCCCTTACTAACTCTTCCAGCTCCATCTTGTCATTCCTCTACTTGGACCCAATCCCCCAGGCAGCAGTGCTCCAAACAAGttgcttcttctctctttttttttttttcttcttctctttttttatgccTGTGTacacttcatttcttttgcctGGAATGCCTATCTCCTAGCTAACTCCTCTTCCTTTGAGAGTCATTATAAGGGGAATGCTCCAAGAAACCATCCCTGTCTTTTCCATCATAAATAAACAGCCCAGGCAGGCATTCACATAAGACTGTGTGCTGACCTCTATCAACCCTTGGCCCATCCCATGTGACTGTGCCTACTTGTCTCCCCCAACATAACTGtgaactccttgagggcagggactctaACATTTCCTTACCTCTAAGACCTAGCAGGTTGGTATTACCGTTACtattttccaaatggaaacaaaCTAATTCATAGGACAAGAAACAGCCAAAATTTTGCAAATCAAGCCACAGATTATAATGCAGGCTTTAAGAATGCTAAAGAAACCAAACCGCTAAACTAGTAAAAgtattgggacgcctgagtggcacagaggtttagcgcctgccttcagcccagggcgtgatcctggggtctgggattgagtcccacatcgggctccctgcagagaacctgcttctccttctgcctgtgtctctgcctctctctctctgtctctcatgaataaaattaaaaaaaaaaaaaaataaactagtaaaaGTATGCAAAATATGAAACTGAAGgagatttatgtatattttgagGATAGGAAACAGGAATGGGATTGTTTCCTCATTTACACTGagtttcttaaaagcaaaaaatgatCCATCCTTTATTAacataagcacttttttttttttttaagattttatttatttattcatgagagacacacagagaggcagagagagaggcagagacacaggcagagggagaagcaggctccatgcagggagcctgatgtgggactcgatcctgagtcctCAGGatcatcaggccctgggctgatggcggcgctaaaccgctgagccatccaggctgcccacatAAGCACAATTTAAAACCGTTTACTTATGCTCCCTTGATTCACCAAGTCACTGGTCACATCTGCAACTATCTTATTACTAATTACTAGTACAGTTAATTGCAGTTAAATGCTAACAAAGTTCAGTTTGCTTTAGGTGTTAAACTGTTCTTCCAATGGACATCTAGTTCTGTAATTTCTAACTacttaattaaattatattacataattataaagaCATACAACATAATACACTTTAAgctctattttcttctatttaatcCAAAATACAAAGGATAGGATATGGAAAGCACATTCCAAAACTTCCAAAATAGTCTGTGTTGCCTGTTTTACAGTGGGTAAGCCACTAGGTAATGTTTTGGGTTAGAGAGACAACTTGCTTCCACTTTTATGCTAATGTAAAAGTGACCATCTGTTGGGATACTGTAAACCTTTATCAAAGCACACTAGTTACACCAAGGaacatttatttactaatttaatgTGCTACTGTTATAGCATTTTGCAAAACGAATTACATTAAAATAGATGACCATTTAAGGACCCAAAACTATTACTATAGGCAGTTTCTAAATATACAGTAGGTATTATGCCTATGTTTGAAAATCAGAACATATTTCCCTTAAAGATTTCATTAACACCTATTAGTTACCCAAACTTGGACCCCAAAGCTTTTAAAATCCATACAGAGACTTAGTTATGAGATTCTCTTGCTCTTCATGTAACCACTAAGTATTGATACCAAGCATTTATTCAGTCCCTGAGTACTGAtaccaagcatttaaaaatgaaggatatCACATTTATTTCAATCTCTCCATTTCCTCAGTTTCAAGTAGTATGTGGCGAGCAACTCAGGACAGCAAAAGATCTAtgaaaaaaagtcttcaaaattctCCAAACTGCAGCAAAGAGAAAGACTGAATAGCATGGAATAGCCTTGTTGTATTCACTTAAACAGTCTAAACAGCCTTAGCCACCACACACAAGAACATGGGAACAAGTGTCTAGAATCTGACACTTAGCACACCATATCCACCGCTCTTCCCACACCCAAGATTCAAGTCATAGGTGGTAGCTCCTGTGTATGGCACAGAAGACTCAGCAAAGAATGCTTGGGAAGTGGAAGGACAGGGAATCTGACAAGGGGAAGAACAGGTATAGGGGATAGATACAGAGGCCCAAAGTGAGCCTCTCTGGGATCCCTCCTGCATGCCTAAGGGCTGCCAGAAGGATGGCAGTGAAAGACTTCACCTTTCTCATCTCCCCGCTGTTCATCAGTCCTGACACTGTGTGCCCCTAGAGAGGTGTGggaaaaacaacacacacactgCCTACCTGGCCACCAGGTCAAAACCAGTTACTAAGTGTATGCAAAGGTATAAACATGCCAGAGGTCAGCTGTAAATGTACTTATCTATATAACCTATAaatcagaaacaggaaaaaatattaagagcGAAGTTTCCCTATAATTAGGATTTCATAATTTATAATCCTTGGTAAATAATCACAAACTGTGTTTTGtgtatttcttctaaaaatataaaaactgacaAGGTGTAAGAGTAACAACTAACTTCAAAATTAATGATTTTGCTCTTAAAGTGTCAATATTTCAACACGCTAGTATCATCAGAACATTGTGAGCTCAGCCTGCATATTAGAAAATACAAGAGATGGTTTCTGTggcactaattaaaaaaaaaaaaaggtagacacTTAGACTTGAAGCAAATgtggaaaaatatacttttaacaTAAAGCATTTGCCAGTTACCTGTATGTTTCCGAAGATGCTCTTTAAAATGTCCAAAGTGGTCAAACTGTTTCTCACAGTATTgacatatatgaatttttttcccaGTTCTTTGCTTCTTACTGACTCCACCTTCTTCAAGGTGGTAACAGTTGAGGTGCTGTTTCCATGCGCTCTCCCGAAGATACCTTTTATTGCATATTTCACACTTGAAACTCTCAGTGGAGTGTGATTTCATGTGTTCCTTAAAATggtaaaacaatttaaatgaaCGGTTACATTTCTCACAATGGAACAAGTCCTTCACATGTGACAGCTGAAGTTCCACAATTTCAATACCTTCTACCTGTTTGCTTGTGGGGTCAGATGCACAACCATCTTCTTCTTTAATCTGCCCTTTTCTATCACCTTGACGGTATTTGCTGGTAATATCTGCCAATAGTGCCAGGGCGGAATCATCAGAGGAACCTGTGCTCTGAATGTACTTTATGGACTGCTTGGCAGAAGCCACTTCCTCCAACGTTTCGATGCCTTCGTCTTCCACTTCAATTGTGCCTTCGGCAATCTCTACCTCAATTTCAACAGGTTCTGATTCTGCAGATGGCAATGACTCAGTGATAACATTTGAAGTTTctgcaatctttcttttttttgcctcacTTTTTCCTGTGGTATTTTCCTCTAGTGGAGCTGAGTTTTCTTTGTTCCTGAAAACATAATAGATGGACTTAAAACTCTATAAGGTCAGTGAAAATCCTAGCAGGCTTTTGGAAAGAAACTGATAAGCTCAtagtaaaatttatatgaaaaggcgAAAAATAAGATTGGAAGTCTTATACTATAACCTGATTTCAAGACTAAACTGAAAAACTACAGTAAATTATCCATATTGGTGAGAGACATGAAGATTAATGAACAGAGTAAAGTCCAAAATTAGACCCACTTATTCAACTGACTTTTGAAAAAAGGTTCCAAGataatttaatgaagaaaagaatctCTTAACAGTACTGCTGGAATAACTGGTCtttatatggagaaaataaaccTCAACTACTACTCTTGAATCatacacagaaaaattatttcaaaatggacCACAcagagcacctggatggcacagtggttgagcatctgcctttggctcaggtcatgatcccgggatcctgggactgaatcTACAATCAGGCTTCCCacacagaacctgcttctccctctgcctatgtctctgcctctctctctgtctctcaggaataaataaaatctttaaaacaaacaaacaaacaaacaaacaaacaaaaaaatggaccACAGACTGTCGATAAAAACTAAACTATTAagctttgagaaaaaaagagagaaaatctttataaaattggGTTACGGATAAGATTTCTTAAACAgcacacaaaaagaaaacttaatagcaaaaattgataaaatggatttcatcaaaattaaaaatgtttgcccTTTGAAATAGTTAACAAAAAGGCAAGccacaaacaaaacaacagaacaaaacgGCAAGCCACAGATCAGGACAAAACATGTGCACACGTGTATCTGCCAAAGGTCTGTACAGACAGTATAAAAAGAATTCTCACAATCCAATATACTCAATAGGAGAAGACAACTATTGGGAGACAATTATCCATGAGTCTCATGTTTCTGCACATCTTCTGAACTGACAGCTTTTCTTCTGGACTCTCTTCAAGGCTGTATGCGGTAGAG
This window encodes:
- the ZNF131 gene encoding zinc finger protein 131 isoform X4; the protein is MKSHSTESFKCEICNKRYLRESAWKQHLNCYHLEEGGVSKKQRTGKKIHICQYCEKQFDHFGHFKEHLRKHTGEKPFECPNCHERFARNSTLKCHLTACQTGVGAKKGRKKLYECQVCNSVFNSWDQFKDHLVIHTGDKPNHCTLCDLWFMQGNELRRHLSDTHNISERLITEEVLSVETRVQTEPVTSMTIIEQVGKVHVLPLLQVQVDSAQVTVEQVHPDLLQDSQVHDSHLSELPEQVQVSYLEVGRIQTEEGTEVHVEELHVERVNQMPVEVQTELLEADLEQVTPEIMNQEEREPTHADAAGAAGDDHEDAEGLETKSTVDSQAERAGNENRTPMPVLE
- the ZNF131 gene encoding zinc finger protein 131 isoform X2, translating into MEAEETMECLQEFPEHHKMILDRLNEQREQDRFTDITLIVDGHHFKAHKAVLAACSKFFYKFFQEFTQEPLVEIEGVSKMAFRHLIEFTYTAKLMIQGEEEANDVWKAAEFLQMLEAIKALEVRNKENSAPLEENTTGKSEAKKRKIAETSNVITESLPSAESEPVEIEVEIAEGTIEVEDEGIETLEEVASAKQSIKYIQSTGSSDDSALALLADITSKYRQGDRKGQIKEEDGCASDPTSKQEHMKSHSTESFKCEICNKRYLRESAWKQHLNCYHLEEGGVSKKQRTGKKIHICQYCEKQFDHFGHFKEHLRKHTGEKPFECPNCHERFARNSTLKCHLTACQTGVGAKKGRKKLYECQVCNSVFNSWDQFKDHLVIHTGDKPNHCTLCDLWFMQGNELRRHLSDTHNISERLITEEVLSVETRVQTEPVTSMTIIEQVGKVHVLPLLQVQVDSAQVTVEQVHPDLLQDSQVHDSHLSELPEQVQVSYLEVGRIQTEEGTEVHVEELHVERVNQMPVEVQTELLEADLEQVTPEIMNQEEREPTHADAAGAAGDDHEDAEGLETKSTVDSQAERAGNENRTPMPVLE
- the ZNF131 gene encoding zinc finger protein 131 isoform X3, giving the protein MEAEETMECLQEFPEHHKMILDRLNEQREQDRFTDITLIVDGVSKMAFRHLIEFTYTAKLMIQGEEEANDVWKAAEFLQMLEAIKALEVRNKENSAPLEENTTGKSEAKKRKIAETSNVITESLPSAESEPVEIEVEIAEGTIEVEDEGIETLEEVASAKQSIKYIQSTGSSDDSALALLADITSKYRQGDRKGQIKEEDGCASDPTSKQVEGIEIVELQLSHVKDLFHCEKCNRSFKLFYHFKEHMKSHSTESFKCEICNKRYLRESAWKQHLNCYHLEEGGVSKKQRTGKKIHICQYCEKQFDHFGHFKEHLRKHTGEKPFECPNCHERFARNSTLKCHLTACQTGVGAKKGRKKLYECQVCNSVFNSWDQFKDHLVIHTGDKPNHCTLCDLWFMQGNELRRHLSDTHNISERLITEEVLSVETRVQTEPVTSMTIIEQVGKVHVLPLLQVQVDSAQVTVEQVHPDLLQDSQVHDSHLSELPEQVQVSYLEVGRIQTEEGTEVHVEELHVERVNQMPVEVQTELLEADLEQVTPEIMNQEEREPTHADAAGAAGDDHEDAEGLETKSTVDSQAERAGNENRTPMPVLE
- the ZNF131 gene encoding zinc finger protein 131 isoform X1; protein product: MEAEETMECLQEFPEHHKMILDRLNEQREQDRFTDITLIVDGHHFKAHKAVLAACSKFFYKFFQEFTQEPLVEIEGVSKMAFRHLIEFTYTAKLMIQGEEEANDVWKAAEFLQMLEAIKALEVRNKENSAPLEENTTGKSEAKKRKIAETSNVITESLPSAESEPVEIEVEIAEGTIEVEDEGIETLEEVASAKQSIKYIQSTGSSDDSALALLADITSKYRQGDRKGQIKEEDGCASDPTSKQVEGIEIVELQLSHVKDLFHCEKCNRSFKLFYHFKEHMKSHSTESFKCEICNKRYLRESAWKQHLNCYHLEEGGVSKKQRTGKKIHICQYCEKQFDHFGHFKEHLRKHTGEKPFECPNCHERFARNSTLKCHLTACQTGVGAKKGRKKLYECQVCNSVFNSWDQFKDHLVIHTGDKPNHCTLCDLWFMQGNELRRHLSDTHNISERLITEEVLSVETRVQTEPVTSMTIIEQVGKVHVLPLLQVQVDSAQVTVEQVHPDLLQDSQVHDSHLSELPEQVQVSYLEVGRIQTEEGTEVHVEELHVERVNQMPVEVQTELLEADLEQVTPEIMNQEEREPTHADAAGAAGDDHEDAEGLETKSTVDSQAERAGNENRTPMPVLE